In Juglans regia cultivar Chandler chromosome 5, Walnut 2.0, whole genome shotgun sequence, the following are encoded in one genomic region:
- the LOC109001057 gene encoding serine carboxypeptidase-like 51 produces the protein MGKWCSIVFSLLFFFPLFHGGIAAAAAAAKAQEGLEEWGYVEVRPKAHMFWWLYRSPYRVEDDPSKPWPIILWLQGGPGASGVGIGNFQEIGPLDSDLKPRNSTWLRKADLLFVDNPVGTGYSFVEDEELLVKTDEEAAADLTTLLEEIFNRNESLQKCPLHIVAESYGGKYAVTLALSALKAIEAGKLKLKLGGVALGDSWISPEDFVFSWGPLLKDISRFDNNGLQKSNSLALKIKQQIEQGQYVDATNSWMQLESVVTSNSNNVDFYNFLLDFGSEAITDQVDFSKGIAVKRYSTYLSSLRSSPGGVGDLGSLMNGVIKKKLKIIPENVEWEGQSENVFTKLVGDFMKPRISEVDELLAKGVNVTVYNGQLDLICATMGTEAWIEKLKWEGLLNFSSTVRTPLYCGNNTRTEGFFKSYKNLHFYWILGAGHFVPSDQPCVALNMVGAITQSPAASW, from the exons ATGGGAAAATGGTGTTCTATTGTTTTCTCTCTACTGttcttttttcctctgtttCACGGAGGaatagcagcagcagcagcggcAGCAAAAGCACAGGAAGGATTAGAGGAATGGGGATATGTTGAAGTTAGACCCA aagcCCACATGTTCTGGTGGCTTTACAGAAGTCCCTACAGGGTTGAAGATGATCCCTCCAAGCCATGGCCTATCATTCTTTGGTTGCAGGGTGGACCT GGTGCTTCAGGAGTTGGGATTGGAAATTTTCAAGAGATTGGGCCATTAGACAGTGATTTGAAGCCAAGGAATTCAACATGGTTGCGAAAAGCTGATCTTTTATTCGTG GATAATCCGGTTGGAACGGGATATAGTTTTGTGGAGGATGAAGAACTGTTAGTCAAAACCGATGAGGAGGCAGCAGCTGATTTAACGACATTGTTGGAGGAGATATTCAATAGAAATGAGAGTCTCCAAAAGTGTCCTCTACACATTGTGGCAGAATCTTATGGTGGGAAATATGCAGTTACTCTTGCACTCTCAGCACTTAAGGCCATAGAAGCTGGGAAGTTGAAGCTTAAATTGGGAg GAGTGGCACTAGGAGATAGTTGGATCTCCCCAGAAGATTTCGTG TTTTCATGGGGTCCTCTTCTCAAAGATATCTCGCGGTTTGATAACAACGGGCTGCAGAAATCAAATAG TCTGGCTCTGAAGATTAAGCAGCAAATTGAGCAAGGTCAATatgttgatgcaaccaattcaTGGATGCAACTTGAGTCAGTAGTTACCTCCAACAGCAATAATGTG GACTTCTACAATTTTCTGTTGGATTTTGGATCAGAAGCGATTACAGATCAAGTAGATTTCTCAAAAGGGATAGCAGTAAAAAGATATTCAACGTATTTGAGTTCCTTAAGGTCTTCTCCTGGTGGTGTAGGTGATTTGGGGAGTTTGATGAATGGTGTTATTAAAAAGAAACTCAAGATCATTCCAGAAAATGTGGA GTGGGAAGGGCAGTCAGAAAATGTTTTCACAAAGCTTGTGGGCGATTTTATGAAACCAAGGATCAGTGAG gTCGATGAGCTCCTTGCTAAAGGAGTGAATGTGACTGTTTACAATGGGCAA CTTGATCTTATATGTGCAACCATGGGAACAGAAGCCTGGATTGAAAAACTCAA GTGGGAAGGGCTACTTAATTTCTCGAGCACGGTCAGAACCCCTCTCTACTGTGGAAATAATACAAGAACAGAGGGTTTCTTCAAGTCATACAAAAACCTACATTTCTATTGGATTCTTGGAGCAGGCCACTTT gtaCCTAGTGATCAGCCCTGTGTTGCATTAAACATGGTCGGTGCCATCACGCAGTCCCCAGCGGCTTCTTGGTAG
- the LOC109001056 gene encoding uncharacterized protein LOC109001056, whose amino-acid sequence MMSMLVTPWLESLLSTEFFSFCATYKHDSYPSRSECNMFCLDCHDDSFCFYCRSTRHKDHQVIQIRRSSYHDVVRVAEIEKVLDIRGVQTYVINSAKVLFLNERPQRKIINNIGKGSTPYLCEVCSRSLLDPACLFCSLGCKLAGMKKNGDLRFVILSKKPDHEITGRRERMPINRRLPGKEDDQDQQLRESNIQQNKVTYQSKPSQPDHNNSKSRRRKGIPRRAPLGP is encoded by the exons ATGATGTCGATGTTGGTAACTCCCTGGCTTGAATCATTATTGTCAACAGAGTTCTTCTCCTTTTGCGCCACTTACAAACATGATTCATATCCCTCGCGTAGCGAATGCAACATGTTCTGCCTTGATTGTCACGATGATTCCTTCTGCTTCTACTGCCGATCAACCCGGCACAAAGATCACCAAGTCATTCAA ATTAGACGATCATCGTATCATGATGTTGTTCGGGTGGCCGAGATTGAGAAGGTTTTGGATATAAGGGGAGTTCAGACTTATGTGATAAACAGTGCCAAAGTTCTCTTCCTCAATGAGAGACCTCAGCGTAagattattaataatatcgGTAAAGGAAGTACTCCTTATCTGTGTGAAGTCTGTAGCAGAAGTCTGTTGGACCCGGCCTGCCTCTTTTGTTCTTTGGGATGCAAG CTTGCAGGAATGAAAAAGAATGGAGATTTGAGGTTTGTGATCTTAAGCAAGAAACCTGATCATGAAATCACGGGAAGAAGGGAAAGAATGCCAATTAATAGAAGATTGCCAGGAAAGGAAGATGATCAAGATCAACAATTGCGTGAAAGCAATATCCAACAAAACAAAGTAACGTACCAAAGCAAGCCTTCACAACCTGATCACAATAATTCcaaatcaagaagaagaaagggcaTTCCTCGAAGGGCACCTTTAGGGCCCTAA